The genomic DNA AGGAATCGGCGCAGTTCGGGACCGGCCGCTACGCCCTGCTGTTCAAGCCGGGCACCTACAACGGGCTCAACGCCCAGCTCGGCTTCTACACGTCCATCGCGGGCCTCGGACTGTCCCCCGACGACACGACGATCAACGGCGATGTCACCGTCGACGCGGGCTGGTTCAACGGCAACGCCACCCAGAACTTCTGGCGTTCGGCGGAGAACCTCGCACTGGTCCCCGTCAACGGCACCAACCGGTGGGCCGTCGCGCAGGCGGCGCCGTTCCGGCGCATGCACGTCCGCGGCGGCCTCAACCTCTCCCCCAACGGCTACGGCTGGGCGAGCGGCGGCTACATCGCGGACAGCCGCATCGACGGCCAGGTCGGACCGTACTCGCAGCAGCAGTGGTACACCCGCGACAGCGCGATCGGCAGCTGGCTCAACGGCGTCTGGAACATGGTGTTCTCCGGCGTCGAGGGCGCGCCGGCACAGAGCTTCCCGAACCCGGTGTACACCACGCTGAACACCACCCCCGTCTCCCGGGAGAAGCCGTTCCTGTATCTGAGCGGCAGTGAGTACCGGGTCTTCCTGCCGGAGAAGCGGACCAACGCCCGGGGCGTGACCTGGGGCAACGGCACACCAAGAGGCACCTCGCTGCCCCTGTCCCAGTTCTACGTCGCCAAGCCGGGTGTCTCCGCGGCCACCCTCAACCAGGCGCTCACACAGGGACTCCACCTGCTGCTGACCCCGGGGATCTACCACGTGGACCAGCCGATCCAGGTGAACCGCGCGGGCACCGTCGTCCTCGGCCTCGGTTACGCCACGCTGATCCCCGACAACGGCGTCACGGCGCTGAAGGTCGCGGACGTCGACGGCGTACGGCTGGCCGGCTTCCTCATCGACGCCGGCCCGGTCAACTCCGCCACCCTGCTGGAGGTCGGGCCGCGGGGCGCGAGCACGGACCACTCCGCCAACCCGACCACCGTGCAGGACGTGTTCGTCCGCATCGGCGGGGCGGGCGCGGGCAAGGCCACCACCAGCATGGTGATCAACAGCCGCCACACGATCGTCGACCACACCTGGATCTGGCGCGCCGACCACGGGACCGGCGTCGGCTGGGACACGAACCGGGCCGACTACGGCATCGTCGTCAACGGCGACGACGTGCTGGCCACGGGCCTGTTCGTGGAGCACTTCAACAAGTACGACGTCCAGTGGTACGGGCAGCGGGGCCGCACCATCTTCTTCCAGAACGAGAAGGCGTACGACGCCCCGAACCAGGCCGCGATCCAGAACGGCTCCGTCAAGGGCTACGCCGCCTACAAGGTCGGCGACGCGGTGACCACGCACGAAGGCTGGGGACTCGGCAGCTACTGCTACTACAACGTCAACCCGTCCATCGTGCAGCACCACGGCTTCTCCGCCCCGAACACACCGGGCGTCAAGTTCCACGACCTGCTGGTCGTCTCGCTCGGCGGCCAGGGCCAGTACGAGCGCGTCATCAACGAGACGGGTGCGCCGACGTCGGGCACGTCGACCATACCGTCGACGGTGGTGTCGTATCCCTGATGCCGCCGCGCCGTGTGCGGGCCGGGTCCGTCCCCGGCCCGCACACGAGGCGATCAGCAGGTGGGCACGCCGGGCAGCCAGGCCGGGCCCTTGATGTAGATGTTCGTCAGCCAGGAGCCGTCGGTGAGCTTGGACCAGGCGTCGTTGGTGTAGCCGTCGGCCGTCACCTCCTGGGCATGGGCCTGGCACACCACGTTGACCGTGGTCGGCTGCGCGAAGTAGTCGACCACACCGGCGTTGACGTGGGGTTCGCTGTGCGTGCGCACTCCGGTTCCCCAGGTCTGGAACGCCTTGCTGCCGCTGGTGGGCGGCGGCGTGGTGCTGCCGCCGCAGTCCGGCACGCCGGGCAGCTCGGCCGGGCCCTTGATGTAGACGTTCGTCAGCCACGAGCCGTCGGCCAGTCTGGACCAGATGTCGTTGGTGTAGCCCTCCGCGGTGACGGTCTCGGCGTGCTGCTGGCACTGGACCGAGACCTGGGTCGGACCGGCGAAGGTGTCGACGACGGAGGCGCTCACGCTCGGCGTGGAGTGGGTGCGCACACTGGTGCCCCAGGTCTCGAAGGTCGTACCGCCGTTCGCGGGCGGCGGCGGAACGGTGCCCGAGGGGTTGATCCGGATCGCTCCCGCGTAGTCGCCGCCGGTGCGGGCGGGGGCGACCCTGATGTGGGTGCCCGACTCGTACGCCTCGACCATCTGCCCGCCGCCCAGATACATGGCGACGTGATGGATGTGACCGCTCCCCCAGAACATCAGGTCACCGGGCAGCAGCGGACCGGTTCCCTGCCCCGCCGAGAAGCGGGCGGAGGCCTGCGAGCTGTGGAACTGGTCGTTGGACGTGCCGTTGAGCAGGTCCTTGCCGGTCGCCCGGTAGTACGCGTAACGGACCAGGCCCGAGCAGTCGAAGCCCTTGCGCTCGCCGTCGTGGAGGCTGTCCGGGTCCACGCCGTCGTAGTAGCCGTACGTGGCGCCGGGCGTGGCGCCGTGGCCACCGCCCCAGCTGTACCAGACGCCGATCTGGGCGCAGGCGGCATCGACGGCCGCCTGCGCCGTGGCCGAGGCACCCGGCGCCAGCACACCGCAGGTGGCGTCCCGGGCCGCGGCGGGTGGGACGGAGACGGCCGCCTGGGCCGTGGAGGGAAGGAACGCGGTGAGGGCCACCGCCACGGCGGTCACGACCGCCCGGCCGATGACCCGGCGCATGGTGCTGATCTTCAAGGAGTACATCCTTTGTCGACGGTGCGTCACCGAGGAAACCGGTGACGGAAGGTGGCGATATGCGCGAGAGAGGAGTGACCCACGTCACTTTCTGGAATTCGGATGGTCCATGCCCGTGCCGCGCCCCCTCCCCTGCAAGGGGCGCGGCACGGGCGGCTCTTCACGGGAGACGGCGTCGTCGCCCTCTGTTCCGCAGGCGCCGAGCGCGGCGCGCATCTTGGCCAGCGCCCGCATCCGGTTGCGCTGGACGGTGCCGCGGTGGGCGCCGAGCCGCTCACCGGCCGTGTCGTGGCTGAGGCCCTCCAGGTCGATGAGGATCACCGCGGCCGCCTCCTTCGGCGACAGCACGCGCAGCAGCGCGAGAGCCGTGGCGGACGCCTCGTACGAACCGAGGCCGCCGTCCCAGCCCGCCTCGGGCAGCCGGTCCGTGGTGCGCTCGCGGCGGGAGGGGTGCACCCATGAGTCGCGGAGCAGGTTGAAGGCGACGGCGCAGGTGTACGCGTACGGGTGCTGCTGACGTGCCAGGGTCTGTGCGCGGGCCCGGCGCGAGAGCCGCAGGTAGGTCTCCTGCAACAGATCGTCGGCATCGTGCGCGTTGCCGGTCATCGCCAGCAGCCGCCGGCGCAGCCGCGGCATGGCTTCGGTGAAGGACGCGTCGAACTCCCGCGGGCTCATACGGTCGCCCTGGTACGGGACCGCCGCACACGTGACGTCGCTGGTCTCCATGCTTCTTCTCCCCGTTCTTTCCGCTGTGCGGTTGATCTGGTTCGCCTGTGCTCGCGCTCCCGGCGTCGCCTTGTGCTCGCGCACCCCCCGGCTGGTCGCGCCTGCCGGTGCGCGGCACGTCATGCCGTCGGTGTCGAGCCGCCCGCCCGGAGCCCGGGCGGCGCGGTGGGGCCGTAGCGGGCGGCGGGCGCCCGGCGCAGCAGGGCCCAGTACCGGTCGCCGTACGACCAGTGCCACCACTCGGTGGGGTAGTTGACGAACCCGACCGCCGTGAGGGCCCTGTCCATCACGGCCCGGTTGGCGCGTGCCTCGACGCTGATGTTCGGAGCCGCGGTGCGGCAGGCGCCTTCGCTTTCCTCCGGGGTGGCGTTGACCTCCGTGCCGAGCGGCAGCTCCGTGCCGTCCGCACCGCACAGCGTCAGATCCACGGCTCCGCCGCTGACATGCGGTGCGACCTCCGGCGGCGATATGTACGCGCTCGTCAGCTCACGGATCCGGTCGGGCGCCTCGT from Streptomyces avermitilis MA-4680 = NBRC 14893 includes the following:
- a CDS encoding RNA polymerase sigma factor, translated to METSDVTCAAVPYQGDRMSPREFDASFTEAMPRLRRRLLAMTGNAHDADDLLQETYLRLSRRARAQTLARQQHPYAYTCAVAFNLLRDSWVHPSRRERTTDRLPEAGWDGGLGSYEASATALALLRVLSPKEAAAVILIDLEGLSHDTAGERLGAHRGTVQRNRMRALAKMRAALGACGTEGDDAVSREEPPVPRPLQGRGRGTGMDHPNSRK
- a CDS encoding C40 family peptidase — translated: MRRVIGRAVVTAVAVALTAFLPSTAQAAVSVPPAAARDATCGVLAPGASATAQAAVDAACAQIGVWYSWGGGHGATPGATYGYYDGVDPDSLHDGERKGFDCSGLVRYAYYRATGKDLLNGTSNDQFHSSQASARFSAGQGTGPLLPGDLMFWGSGHIHHVAMYLGGGQMVEAYESGTHIRVAPARTGGDYAGAIRINPSGTVPPPPANGGTTFETWGTSVRTHSTPSVSASVVDTFAGPTQVSVQCQQHAETVTAEGYTNDIWSRLADGSWLTNVYIKGPAELPGVPDCGGSTTPPPTSGSKAFQTWGTGVRTHSEPHVNAGVVDYFAQPTTVNVVCQAHAQEVTADGYTNDAWSKLTDGSWLTNIYIKGPAWLPGVPTC
- a CDS encoding M15 family metallopeptidase, with product MTEIIPLSDARVAGVAEDECGEPLVDLREVAELRLDARQADHDGSYAHLRAGALRRLLQAQRLLPTGVRFLVLEGYRPPQLQRRYFEEYAATMRAAHPDEAPDRIRELTSAYISPPEVAPHVSGGAVDLTLCGADGTELPLGTEVNATPEESEGACRTAAPNISVEARANRAVMDRALTAVGFVNYPTEWWHWSYGDRYWALLRRAPAARYGPTAPPGLRAGGSTPTA